TGTATTTTGTCAGGCACTTCAATGGTTTTCTTGAGCCAGTGATTCTTCTCATTCGCTTCCTTAATCCATTCATCTTTATTCATTTCAATATCTTTTACGAGGAATAGAACTTGGCTAGCATTTAACTGTTGCTGAGAGTGGGTTTTAGTTTTCTTGACTTCGACGATGACTTTCATTGAGGTAAGGCGTAAATACTTATCCATACCTTGTTGCTTCATCATATCCACTAATTCAGTTTCTGAATGAGATGTTTTTTTGCTTTCTCCGGTTAATTTTAGGGATTTGACTTTAACAAATACCGTATGGGATTTATTGGCGTCATCAATGACAGTGACTTTGCTATATTTATGTTTCTCATTCGAAAGATTATATTCATATTTATTGATGCATTCTGCAGCAGCGAGGATAGAGTTCTGATGATCTTTAATTAATAATTGTTTTGAACTATTTGATTTACTAGCAGTAGTAGCATTTTGTACGCTTCCATATAAAACAATCGGACTGACTGAGATGGAAGCGACAGACATAATTCCTCTGAGGGGATAATACTCAAAACATAGTATGCAAGATTTATGCCAGAGAGGTTTAGTACAGCGGAGAATAGACGGTGTTCGATGGCTGGATAAGGAAGCGATGCTTCCTTATCCTTTTATCATTAATTAATTTCTTTTCCAAGGCGTTAGAATTTCAAAGCCGTTTTCGGTAATGAGCAATGTATGCTCCCATTGGCCGCTTGGCTTGCCATCTACGGTGCGTGCAGTCCATTGGTCTTTGGGGTCTACAACACCTTCACGTAGTCCTGCATTAATCATAGGTTCAATGGTAAAGGTCATACCGGCTGCAAGTTCTATTTGGCTGTTGTTACGGCTGTGGGGAATCTGAGGGCCTTCGTGAAACTCGACACCCACTCCGTGTCCTACAAATTGGTTCACAACAGAGCAACTGTGTTGTTTGGCATAATCCTCGATGACCTGGCCGATCTGGAATACTCTAACTCCAGGCTTTAAGATAGCAATAGAACGCATTAAACATTCGTAAGAGACGTCGACAACACGTTTTTTATCTTCGCTGACCGCTCCGATCATAACCATCCGGCTGCAGTCGCCGTAATATCCTTTTAAAATTACAGTGACGTCGATGTTTATTATGTCGCCCTCTCTTAGAGGGGTATCGTCGGGAATACCATGACAAATGACTTCATTGATAGAAGTGCAGATGCTTTTCGGGAAGGGGGGATGTCCGTATTTTAAAGGGGCGGGAATAGCTCCGGCATCTAGATGCAGTTGATGAGCAAATTGATTGAGTTCATCGGTGGTTACTCCAACTTTGGCTATTGCACATGTTTTATCTAAGATCTCAGCCGCTAAGTGGCAGGCTTGGCGTATCCCCTCAATTTGTTCGGGAGTTTTGAGGATAATTCCGTTTTTTTTATAGTATAATTCTTTGGAATCCAAAGGTTTAACTTGATTTCTATGGATTGGGTAGTGGCAAGCTTTCCATTTTTTACCACTGCCGCACCAGCAAAGTTCATTTCGTTTTTGCATAAGGGGTCCTTGTTTCCACTAATTATACAATTTGGAATAATTAGGCGGTACCCTCAAACCCATTTTAGTATTAATTTCTCTCATAAGCTTGCTATTACACCGCGATTACAGCTTAATCATGGGTTCATTAAAATCAAATAGCCGTGCAAGTTTTGCTGTCTGAAGCCTTGATTTTTACGTGCATGTCATTCAATGTGGTGAAAGAATTTAATGAGGAGTCAAGACATGTCCCTTTTAAAGGAAGCCCCTGCAAATATATCAGAGTTTACAAGCAGCATTGCTTACAAAGAGCTTGAAAAATTAGCGAAGCATCCCTTTGATCTGACAGCTTCTAATGCATTAACCCCTGAGCGAGTACAAAAATACATTTCTCAAGCATGCGGTTACAAGCTTCTTTACGGGACTGAGAGAATTGACGATCAGATAATGCAGCAATTAATTGAACTTGCCAAAGAACGCAAAGTTTTTGAAAAAATGCAGCAGCTACAAGCCGGTGAGAAGATAAATTTTATTAAAGGCTTCGACAGCGAAAACAGAGCAGTACTCCATACAGCCTTGAGAGATCAGTTTGATAATCCGCGTCAAGATCCCGCAGCGAAAGAAGCGCGTTTAATGGCAAAACAGCAGTTGGATGCATTAAAGAAGTTCTCTGAAGATATTGAGAAAGATCCTGCGATTCAAAATCTCATTATTGTTGCTATAGGTGGATCTGAATTAGGTCCAAAAGCATGCTATAATGCACTGATGTATTTGAAAAAGCCTAACAGAAAAGTCTACTTTATCAGTAATGTGGACCCGGACGCTGTTGCAAAAACTTTAAAGTGCGTTTCATTAAAAAATACCATCGTTGCTGTCGTCTCGAAATCGGGATCAACTTTAGAGATTGCTACCAATGAGCTCCTTTTAAGGGATGCATATAGGCAGGCAGGATTAGATGCCAATCAGTATTTCTACGCTGTCACGGGACAGGGGTCTCCACTGGACAACCCTAAAAATTACCGCGGCGTTTTTCTACTGTGGGATTGGGTTGGCGGAAGATATTCCTCTACATCTACAGTAGGGGGGCTTCCAATCGTTTTTTCCGAAGGCTATGATGCATTTATCGAATTTTTACGTGGCGCCCATGCTATGGATCAGGCAGCCCTTACTCCTACTTTAAAAACAAATCTACCCCTCTTAGCCGCCCTTCTAGGAATTTGGAATCGTAATTTCCTCAAGTCTCCCACGTTAGCCATCATTCCTTATTCCGTTGCGTTGAGCTTTTTCTGCGACCATTTGCAGCAACTTGATATGGAGTCTAACGGTAAAAGAGTAGATCAAAATGGCAATTTTGTAGAATTCGACACCGGTCCGATCATCTGGGGAAGGCCCGGAACAGATGCTCAGCATTCGTTTTTCCAACTACTACACCAAGGAACTTCACGTATTCCTATAGAATTTATCGGGTTCCTTGAAGGTCAGTATAAACACGATCTAGAATTGGAAGGGACGACTTCGCAGCAAAAACTGCTCGCAAACCTTCTGGCACAGTCCATTTCTTTGGCAAAAGGGCAGAAAAGCAAAAACCCTAATAAAGATTTCCCGGGTAATTCACCTAATCATGTGTTGATAGCTAAGCAGTTGACTCCTTATCAGTTAGGCGCGCTGCTCTCCTATCATGAGAATAAAGTGGTTTTCCAAGGCTTTATCTGGGGGATTAATTCTTTCGACCAAGAAGGGGTACAGCTTGGTAAAGTCATGTCCAAACAGCTGATTGACCAGCAGAAAAAGGGGAGCGGCCCGGTAGCCGATCTTGCAGGAATAGCAATGTTAAATGAGTTTAAAGGGCTATAGATAAAGGATGCGTGAAAAAATTATTATTGCTGCCGGAGGAACAGGAGGACATCTCTATCCGGCAATGAGAATAGCGGAGTCCTTGTCCGACTACGATATTCTTTTCATGGGGGGCGGGCTAAATACTTCCAAGTACTTCGATCGTGAAAAGCATGCTTTTCTATCGATCGAAGCCTCCCCTTGGAAAGGCTTTTCTCTTAAATCGTTATGGGATCTGACCAAAGGGAATCTCACAGGTCTCTTTCAGGCTAGAAAAGCCATCAAATCGTTCAATCCGCTAGCCATATTAGGATTTGGGAGTTTCCATACTCTTCCTATCATGGCTGCTGCAAAATTGTGCAGGACTCCGCTATT
The Parachlamydiales bacterium genome window above contains:
- a CDS encoding methionyl aminopeptidase, translating into MQKRNELCWCGSGKKWKACHYPIHRNQVKPLDSKELYYKKNGIILKTPEQIEGIRQACHLAAEILDKTCAIAKVGVTTDELNQFAHQLHLDAGAIPAPLKYGHPPFPKSICTSINEVICHGIPDDTPLREGDIINIDVTVILKGYYGDCSRMVMIGAVSEDKKRVVDVSYECLMRSIAILKPGVRVFQIGQVIEDYAKQHSCSVVNQFVGHGVGVEFHEGPQIPHSRNNSQIELAAGMTFTIEPMINAGLREGVVDPKDQWTARTVDGKPSGQWEHTLLITENGFEILTPWKRN
- a CDS encoding glucose-6-phosphate isomerase, producing MSLLKEAPANISEFTSSIAYKELEKLAKHPFDLTASNALTPERVQKYISQACGYKLLYGTERIDDQIMQQLIELAKERKVFEKMQQLQAGEKINFIKGFDSENRAVLHTALRDQFDNPRQDPAAKEARLMAKQQLDALKKFSEDIEKDPAIQNLIIVAIGGSELGPKACYNALMYLKKPNRKVYFISNVDPDAVAKTLKCVSLKNTIVAVVSKSGSTLEIATNELLLRDAYRQAGLDANQYFYAVTGQGSPLDNPKNYRGVFLLWDWVGGRYSSTSTVGGLPIVFSEGYDAFIEFLRGAHAMDQAALTPTLKTNLPLLAALLGIWNRNFLKSPTLAIIPYSVALSFFCDHLQQLDMESNGKRVDQNGNFVEFDTGPIIWGRPGTDAQHSFFQLLHQGTSRIPIEFIGFLEGQYKHDLELEGTTSQQKLLANLLAQSISLAKGQKSKNPNKDFPGNSPNHVLIAKQLTPYQLGALLSYHENKVVFQGFIWGINSFDQEGVQLGKVMSKQLIDQQKKGSGPVADLAGIAMLNEFKGL